From the genome of Sulfitobacter sp. THAF37:
AAGAAGCCTGAGACGACGATCAAGCGCTATGAGAATGGGGACAAGTGGCTGCAGATTACGCCGAGTGTGAAGGGTCTTGCGACGATCTACGACAAGGACATTCTGATCTACTGTATCAGTCAGATCATGGCGAAGCTGAAGGAAGGTGAAGCCGTCTCTCCTCGTGTGCGGATCAACTCCAGAGAACTGCTTATCTTCACCAATCGGGGGACAAGTGGCCGGGAATACCAGTCCCTGCTCGATGCCCTTGATCGCCTCGAAGGGACGCGGATCAGGACAAACATCGTCACTGGCGATGAAGAGCAAGTCGATGGTTTTGGTTTGATCGACGCGTCTTCGATCCGCCGGAAACATGGCCTCGATGGCCGTCTTCTCTGGTGTGAAGTGAAGCTGTCAGACTGGGTTTTCAACGCAATCCGGAACGAAGAGGTACTGACTCTCCACCGGGACTACTTCCGCCTGCGCAAGCCCATTGAAAGACGGGTGTACGAGATCGCCCGGAAACATTGCGGGCAGCAGAAAACCTGGCGTATTACGCTGGCCAAGTTGCTGCTTAAGACCGGGTCGCAAAGCCCACAGAAGCGCTTTCGGCAGATGATCCGGCAACTCGCAGAGCATGACCATTTGCCAGATTACCATGTTACCTTTGAAGATGAAGCTGACATGGTGGTGTTCACTAATCGCGGCACGATGTCCCCTGCCCAGCTTGTTGAAGGCAGTATTCCACCGCTGCAGTCCGATACCTACGAAGAAGCGCGCCATGCAGCGCCCGGTTGGGACGTTCGTTTCCTGGAACGAGAGTGGCGTGACTGGTGTGTTGAGCCGCCCCGCAACGCTGACCGCGCGTTCATTGGGTTCTGCCGAAAGTGGTTCGAGAAGCGCGGCAGGCCATGAGATTAAAAACCGGTTATAGAATTAAATCCGGTAATGGATTTAATTCCGGTGTTGGATTTATTTCTGGTATGAGATATAAAACCGGTAACAACTAAGTGGCAGGATTGAGCAATGCCCGTCATCGTTATGGCAAGCCCCAAAGGTGGGGTTGGAAAATCGACATGCGCCGTTCTTCTGGCGTCTGAGTTCGCCCGCATGGGCGCGGATGTCACGGTGCTTGACTGTGACCCGAACAAGTCTCTTACCCGGTGGGCATCTCATGGCGCACCTTCCGGTGTGACCTTGAAGAGCGATGTTGGTCGGTCAGAGATCGTTCCGACCATCCGGAGCGCGGATGGTGACGGCAAGATCGTCATTGTGGACCTCGAAGGGGTTGCCTCGCAGCTCGTCAGTCGCGCCATCTCCCAAGCGGATTTGGTGATTGTCCCGATGCAGCCGACAGCGCTGGACGCGGAGATCGGGTCCGAAGCGTTGGCGTTGGTTCGCGAAGAGGAAGAAGCGCTTGGGCGGTCAATCCGGCATGCTGTGGTGCTGACCAAGACCAGCGCAGCCGTCAAAAGCCGCGTCCAGAAGGAGCTGGAAGAACAGCTCAGTGGGGCAGGGATCGACGTGATCG
Proteins encoded in this window:
- a CDS encoding ParA family protein; the encoded protein is MPVIVMASPKGGVGKSTCAVLLASEFARMGADVTVLDCDPNKSLTRWASHGAPSGVTLKSDVGRSEIVPTIRSADGDGKIVIVDLEGVASQLVSRAISQADLVIVPMQPTALDAEIGSEALALVREEEEALGRSIRHAVVLTKTSAAVKSRVQKELEEQLSGAGIDVIEPSLVARAAFSELFAYGGDLTAMMNDPEMVTGGKVDKALANAQAFTEAVYERLK
- a CDS encoding replication initiator protein A, which translates into the protein MVTDNTNALAPLLPDRHPQHDLFICDVADAVLKDVMQHMEHPFYSLSKKPETTIKRYENGDKWLQITPSVKGLATIYDKDILIYCISQIMAKLKEGEAVSPRVRINSRELLIFTNRGTSGREYQSLLDALDRLEGTRIRTNIVTGDEEQVDGFGLIDASSIRRKHGLDGRLLWCEVKLSDWVFNAIRNEEVLTLHRDYFRLRKPIERRVYEIARKHCGQQKTWRITLAKLLLKTGSQSPQKRFRQMIRQLAEHDHLPDYHVTFEDEADMVVFTNRGTMSPAQLVEGSIPPLQSDTYEEARHAAPGWDVRFLEREWRDWCVEPPRNADRAFIGFCRKWFEKRGRP